TTAGATGCGGTTGTTCTTGATAACTCTGCAAGCTGAGTTGTATCCTACCTCCAACAGGGATTGCCTGGAGCGAAAGCATAGCTGATGAAATCGCCTGTGTTCAGGCTTTTTGTGTCGGTCTTATGCTCCCGTCCCTTTGATCGATTATAATCTATTTGATTTCGCTGGGCTAGCATGGCTCCAGGATGGCAAAACGAGGCTTTGGCACTTTCAAAATATGTGCAACGGCAAGGCGTAAGGCCACTCTGAGGTCATTGCCCTGAGGCTGAGATTGGACGATTCAGAGCTTATAAAATGGAGTAAGAAAGGTGATCTGGATAGCTTCAACAGGCTGGTCGAGAGCTATCAGAAGGCAGTCTATAATCTTGCTCTGCGGATGTTGAGTGATCGTCAAGCGGCTGAAGACGCCTCACAAGAGGCTTTTTTTTCTGCCTGGAGGGGCATCGGAGATTTCAGGGGGGGCAACTTCAAGGCCTGGATGTTGCGCATTACTGCCAATGTTTGCCGCGACCACCTGCGGAAACGCAAGCGCAACCCTACCAGTTCGCTGGAGGAGCTATCGATGGAATTCGAGTTATCGAACTCTACGGAGTCGCCCGAAGACTATGCCTTGCGTCTGGAGGTGAGAACGCAGATCCAGAGGGGTCTGGCTAGCCTTCCTTCAGAGCAGCGGTTAGCCGTTGTCCTCTCTGATATACAGGGTTTAAGCTACGAAGAAATAGCCCAAGTTATGGGTTGTTCTCTGGGAACGGTACGGTCGCGACTCAGCCGGGGGAGGGCCCGACTACGGGACTATTTGGTCCAGAAGGGAACCTTTTCTCCCTAGATTTCGTCTTAATAGTTGAGGACAGAATAATGTGGCGGCTATTATCGATGAAATTCAGAAAGAGTGAGTGCGATCAGACCGGGGATAGGCTCTCCCCTTACGTGGACCAGCGGCTGGGTCTTGAGGAGCGGGGTGAAGTGGAGCGACATCTAGAAACATGCCAGGGGTGTAAGCATGAGCTTGAGTCGCTTCAGGCGACGGTGGAGTTATTGCATCAGGTGCCCCAGGTATTGCCGGCCCGCAGCTTTGCCATCCGTGAGGCCAGGCCTCTGCCCAGCAGGTCGCCTTTCCCAATGATGCGTGCTGCTACGGTGGTGCTAGCAGTGTTCCTGATATTGCTGTTTGCCTTTGACATGACCAATCTGTTTCACACAGGCCCCATCTCGAATCAGCAGGGAGGGCCACAGTATTATTCGTCAGAGAAAGATAGGTCCCAGGCGGGCGACAAGAATACTTTGGGCGCAAACGGCGGAACAAGCCAGGAGAAGAGCGAGGCTGGGTGGGTACGCCCCCTGGAGTACGGCGTCTTGGGTGGGGTAGTAGTGTTGGGGGGAGCGACCCTATTGGTGTGGCGGAGCAGGAGAAGGGCGTTGTTCGAAACCAGTAATGAAAATGACGCCTAGAGACAGAACCCCGCTACCGAGACCGTAAGCTAGCGCGCAACCTCAATCCGTCAGTTCCTTCATTTGGCAGCTATCTCCTCAAAGCTAGGGCAACCGTTCTATCCCTGGCTGTGGTAGAATTGCAGCCGAGGGATGTCTGGCGGATGACCTACGCTGCGGAAAAGTCAGGGTTGCTCGCCTTGAAACTAGCTGGCACAGGGCCTTTCGGAGAGGCTCTAGCACAGCACGACGTCAGGCGGGTATCCGTCTTCGGGGGTATACCTGGGGAGGATGTGCTGGCTGGGGTGGTGCGACAGCGCCGCAAGAGGATTCTGGCGCGAGTAGTCGAGGTGACCAATGCCTCCCCTGAGCGAGTGGAGCCACCCTGCCCCTATTTCGTGTCTTGCACGGGTTGCCAGTGGCAGCACATCCGATATGAATACCAACTGGAACTGAAGCGGGGAATAGTCCAGGAGGCGATGCAAGAAGCTGGCATACCGGTTTCTTTGGTGTCCCCCGTGGTACCAGCGCCTCAAATGTTCGGATACCGTAACCACATGCGCTTTACGGTGGGGCCTGGGGGTAACTTGGGCTTCGTCAACTGGCAGAGTCGGCGCTTTGTCTCCGTGAACCAGTGCCTGTTGATGCATCCGTGGATCAATCAGGCACTCTCGCAGCTTCAGGGGCGCTGCGGAGAGACAACTCAGGTCTCCATCCGATATGGAGTAAACACTGGCCAGTGGCTGATCCAGCCGACCCTCAGCTCGTCGCAGGTATCACTGCAATCTGGCCAGAAACACTACGAGGAAGCACTGGCAGGCAGGCGCTTTCGCATCTCTGCTGCATCCTTTTTCCAGGTGAACACGGTCCAAGCGGAGCATGTGGCACAACTGGTGCGTCAGCGGCTTGGCTTGACTGGTCGGGAACTGGTGGTGGATGCCTATGCCGGGGTGGGCACCTTTGCTGTGTTGCTAGCCCCATTCGCCCGCAAGGTCATTGCTATTGAGGAGGCGCCCTCAGCTATACGGGACGCCCAAATTAACATCCAAGGGCTTGACAATGTGGAGGTGGTTGAGGCAAAGACAGAGCACCTGCTGGGGGTTTTGCCGGAGAGGCCCGATGCTCTGGTACTCGACCCGCCTCGATCTGGCTGTCAATTTCAGGCTCTCCAGGCCGTGCTTTTCCGTCCACCGCAACGCGTAGTGTATGTATCGTGCAATCCTCAGGCCCTGGCTCGCGATCTGCGGATACTGCTGCATGGCCCCCTCGTTCTGGAGGAGGTGCTGCCTATTGATCTGTTTCCTCAAACCCACCATGTCGAGTGTCTGGCTACGCTATCCTACAATCCTGAAAAGGAACAGGCCTTTCAGTCACGCCAGCAGCTTATACTGGCCTCTGGATCTCCCAGGCGGCAGGAGATCATGGCTGAAATGGGGCTTTCCTTCCGGGTGGTGCCGCCGCAAGTTGCGGAGACAGCTTCTTTATCCACTGACCCTGTGGCGGTAGCCAGGGAGCGCGCTCTTCAAAAAGCCCGGTCAGTGGCCTCCATGGTGCGTGAGGGCATGGTTATCGGTGCTGACACTGTTGTGGCTGACGGGGATGTCATTCTGGAAAAGCCTGCCTCCGAAGAGGAAGCTCATGCTTTCCTGCGCCGGTTACGGGGCAAGGAGCACCGGGTTATCACCGGCTTGGCCCTTATTGATGCGGCTAGCGGCGAAGAGGTCACCGGCCGCTGCATCAGCCGGGTGCTCATGCGGGAGTACAGTGATGCCGAGATAGCCGCCTACGTAGCCAGCGGCGACGCCTGGGATAAGGCAGGAGGATATGCCATCCAGGACAAGCAGTTTCATCCCGTGGCCCAGGTTACGGGCTGCTATTTGAACGTGGTGGGCCTTCCTGTCTGTACCTTGCTGCGTCTGATGCGGCGCATGGGCGTATACCCTACCCTCGACCGGCGCTGGGTGCCGCCGGGCGATTGCCCCGACTGCCATCGCCTGGCAAGGCAAGCGCAAAGGAAATAGTGTCGTCATGTCAAGAGTTATCCTTACGGAGGATCCCGCGAAATACGGCACTGTGTAAGACAATCTGTATTCGGCAAGCCAACTGCATGACCCTTCTCATAGCTGTGCCATGAAGATTAGCTGCGTTTCGCGGAAAACTCCCGTCGACAGTTTCCCTTGACACGGGATACCATGCCTGCTAAGGTGTTCTTGCATTTGTGACAGTATAAGCTCTCAGGTAGTCGGCTGGCGATGGGAGCAGAGGTCGGGATGTTTTTTCTTTTGAAGCAGGTAAGGTCAGCAGAGCTTGGGCCAAGGACCGCTTGGAAGTGATGCGCACCGGTGCCACTCTGGATGGCATATGCGGCGTGCGTTGCCACGCTTTGCGAGATTTCAGCAATCTGTGATAACTCAAATATATTTTGGGGGTTGCCTTTGTCATCACAGATGAAGTGTTGGTATGAGATGCATACTGGCTTGATTGAGCCTTCAGCATCGGGTATACTTCAGGTGAAAAACAGTTTCCAGCAGATTGGTCACCGTATAGGTCTTTACAGGTTATCCGACCCTAGTGTTTGCAGCGCAAAAACTTGCGTCAAGGAGGAAAGGTGAAGCTTACCCTGAGTGTGATCAAGGCGGATATTGGTGGCTATGTGGGTCACTCTAGTTGCCATCCTGAGGTTCTGAATGAAGCGCGAGAGAGCCTTGCCACAGCCAAGAGGGATGGCTTGCTCATTGATTTCTATGTCACCAACTGTGGTGACGATTTGGAGCTGATTATGACCCATCAGCAGGGGGAGGAAAGCAAGCGCATCCACAAGTTAGCCTGGGATACTTTTCTGAAGGGTACCAGCGTTGCCAAGAGACTTAAGCTGCACGGGGCGGGGCAGGACCTTCTTACCGATGCCTTCTCCGGCAATGTGAAGGGGATGGGGCCTGGGGTGGCTGAGATGGAAATTGAGGAGCGTCAGGCGGAAACGATATTGATATTCATGGCGGACAAGACCTCCTCCGGTGCGTGGAACATGCCTCTTTATAAGATGTTCGCCGATCCGTTCAATACCATCGGGCTAGTGATTGCTTCAAATATGCACTCGGGCTTTGCCTTCGAGGTGCACGATGTGAAGAAGAACAAGAAGATTACCTTGAGCGCCCCTGAGGAAATATATGATATGCTGGTCTTTCTGGGTGCTCCCAGTCGCTATGCTATTAAGGCAGTCTACCACCGCCGCACAGGAGAGATAGCGGCAGTCTCCTCAACACAGCGTCTGTCTTTCATTGCCGGCAGATATGTTGGCAAGGATGACCCAGTCTGTGTCGTCAGGTCTCAGGGGAATTTCCCTGCGGTAGGTGAGATTCTGGAACCTTTCACCATGCCTCAAATGGTAGAGGGCTGGATGCGCGGTTCGCACCATGGTCCGCTTATGCCTACAGCCCAGCCTCAGGCCAATCCTTCGCGTTTCGACGGTCCCCCCAGAGTGATCGCTCTGGGTTTCCAGCTTTCAAGTGGGATGCTGGTAGGACCGCGCGACATGTTCGACGATCCGGCTTTTGACGAGGTGCGTCGCTGGGCAAATCATATTGCTGACTACCTGCGGCGGCATGGTCCTTTTGAGCCTCACCGTCTTCCCTTGGAGGAGATGGAGTACACTACCATGCCCGAGATAATGAAGAAGCTACAGAGAAGATTTGTAAAGCTGTGACACCGAGGCTTCTCCTGGCTACCACAAACCTGGCTAAAATACGAGAATACTCCCTGCTCTTCCGGGGGGCTCCGCTTGAGTTGACCACTTTGGCTGAGGAAAACATGGACTTGGAGGTGAGCGAAACAGGTAGTACTCTGGAGGAAAACGCCAGGATCAAAGCCGCTGCTTATGCTGTTGATGAGAGGTTTATTGTAGCGGCTGATGACTCTGGGCTCGAAGTGGATGCTTTGGGGGGTGCCCCTGGCCCCCTGTCGGCGCGTTTTGCGGGTAAGAACGCTTCAGATAGGGAGAAGGTGGCACTTCTATTGTCTCGTTTGGCGGGAGTGGCTTGGGAGAGACGCTGTGCCCACTTCCGTTGTGTAATAGCTATCGCTGCGGCTTCGCGGATTCTGAGAGTTTTTGAGGGCGAATGCCAGGGAGTGATTAGTTTCGAGCCTAGGGGCAGCCAGGGCTTTGGATATGACCCCGTCTTCTATCTACCGGAGCTAGGCAAGACTATGGCTGAGCTGTCGATTGAAGAGAAGAATAGGGTGAGTCATAGGGGCAAGGCGGCGCGAAAAGCGCTCCGTTTCTTGAAACGGTACGTTACGGTGAATTAATCAGTGAGTGGTATCTCAGATTCCTTTCAGCGCCCCGTCAATTACCTGCGCATCTCGGTGACTGACCGCTGCAACCTGCGTTGCAGCTACTGCATGCCCAAGGAGGGCATTCCCCTGGTGCCTCATACTGACATTCTGACCTATGAGGAGATTGGTTTGGTGGTACGGGCAGCGGTTAGACTGGGCATCGATAAGATCAGAATCAGCGGCGGCGAGCCTTTAGTTAGGTATGAACTGGTGTATCTGGCACACATGCTTGCTCAAATCGAAGGGGTCAATGATCTCTCTATGACTACTAATGGCACACTATTGAGTCATCACGCTGCTAGTCTCAAGGCAGCGGGGCTAGGGCGGGTGAATGTTAGCCTTGATAGCCTTCGAAGGGAGAGGTTTCATCAGATTACCGGGTACGATAGATTATTTGATGTCCTGGAGGGGATTGCGGAAGCCAGAAGGGTCGAACTTGAGCCGGTCAAGATA
This DNA window, taken from Chloroflexota bacterium, encodes the following:
- the maf gene encoding septum formation protein Maf; the encoded protein is MTYAAEKSGLLALKLAGTGPFGEALAQHDVRRVSVFGGIPGEDVLAGVVRQRRKRILARVVEVTNASPERVEPPCPYFVSCTGCQWQHIRYEYQLELKRGIVQEAMQEAGIPVSLVSPVVPAPQMFGYRNHMRFTVGPGGNLGFVNWQSRRFVSVNQCLLMHPWINQALSQLQGRCGETTQVSIRYGVNTGQWLIQPTLSSSQVSLQSGQKHYEEALAGRRFRISAASFFQVNTVQAEHVAQLVRQRLGLTGRELVVDAYAGVGTFAVLLAPFARKVIAIEEAPSAIRDAQINIQGLDNVEVVEAKTEHLLGVLPERPDALVLDPPRSGCQFQALQAVLFRPPQRVVYVSCNPQALARDLRILLHGPLVLEEVLPIDLFPQTHHVECLATLSYNPEKEQAFQSRQQLILASGSPRRQEIMAEMGLSFRVVPPQVAETASLSTDPVAVARERALQKARSVASMVREGMVIGADTVVADGDVILEKPASEEEAHAFLRRLRGKEHRVITGLALIDAASGEEVTGRCISRVLMREYSDAEIAAYVASGDAWDKAGGYAIQDKQFHPVAQVTGCYLNVVGLPVCTLLRLMRRMGVYPTLDRRWVPPGDCPDCHRLARQAQRK
- a CDS encoding fructose 1,6-bisphosphatase; amino-acid sequence: MKLTLSVIKADIGGYVGHSSCHPEVLNEARESLATAKRDGLLIDFYVTNCGDDLELIMTHQQGEESKRIHKLAWDTFLKGTSVAKRLKLHGAGQDLLTDAFSGNVKGMGPGVAEMEIEERQAETILIFMADKTSSGAWNMPLYKMFADPFNTIGLVIASNMHSGFAFEVHDVKKNKKITLSAPEEIYDMLVFLGAPSRYAIKAVYHRRTGEIAAVSSTQRLSFIAGRYVGKDDPVCVVRSQGNFPAVGEILEPFTMPQMVEGWMRGSHHGPLMPTAQPQANPSRFDGPPRVIALGFQLSSGMLVGPRDMFDDPAFDEVRRWANHIADYLRRHGPFEPHRLPLEEMEYTTMPEIMKKLQRRFVKL
- the rdgB gene encoding RdgB/HAM1 family non-canonical purine NTP pyrophosphatase, whose translation is MTPRLLLATTNLAKIREYSLLFRGAPLELTTLAEENMDLEVSETGSTLEENARIKAAAYAVDERFIVAADDSGLEVDALGGAPGPLSARFAGKNASDREKVALLLSRLAGVAWERRCAHFRCVIAIAAASRILRVFEGECQGVISFEPRGSQGFGYDPVFYLPELGKTMAELSIEEKNRVSHRGKAARKALRFLKRYVTVN